The region CGCTTCCCGAAGAAGGCGGCAGTGACGATGGAACTCTATCCGCGGCACAGCTAAGCGCCGAAGCCAAGGACGAGTACAGCCACAGGGGGCGTGCGCTGCGTGCCTTGGCGCCGGCGCTGAAAATTCTCGCTGAGTTGGCCTAAAAAGGAGGTCTAGCCGCGGTGCGTTTTTTTGGGGGGGCTTTACTTCAGCTTGAAAGCAACCTCGACCTCATCGCGGCGCTTGCGCTCCACGATGAAAGACAGGAAGGGTACGACGCCTCCGAGCGCGGTGACCATCCACTTTGATGGCTCCCACCGAGCCCTGGTTCCAAGATTCACTACAGCGATCAGAAAAGCCATATAACCGTAGCCATGGATGATTGCGATTATTGTAAACCAACG is a window of Corynebacterium lactis RW2-5 DNA encoding:
- a CDS encoding DUF3817 domain-containing protein; this translates as MNTINPNRRERVKKALTFFSITAYFTGVMLLLLVAAMITIYGIIGLDFGLDTAKPRWFTIIAIIHGYGYMAFLIAVVNLGTRARWEPSKWMVTALGGVVPFLSFIVERKRRDEVEVAFKLK